In Fusarium fujikuroi IMI 58289 draft genome, chromosome FFUJ_chr08, one genomic interval encodes:
- a CDS encoding related to alkaline protease (oryzin) codes for MVNLKNIALAVSILLGCGLAVPAPAAPAAEAGAIIPGSYIITLKPEVNAAMAKTHLKWVKDVHKRSLTKREAEVGVEKTYDSKSGFQGYAGSFDTATIKEIKKSPDVLAVEPNRVWKLNRIKSKRSLEKRDEITQKKSTWGLGTISHRKKGYKEYIYDDYAGTDMYAYVIDGGVRVTHNEFGGRAKAAWTNWKGNNKDDDGHGTHVAGTIAGKTYGVAKKANILALKVFNGDESDTSIVLDAFNWAVNDIIKKDRTWRAVINMSLGGEKSTAFNKAVDTASKKGVVTVVASGNDAIDAAKESPGSASTAITVGAIDSNWAVADFSNWGKTVDILAPGVGITSAGHKSNTYTFTEDGTSMAAPHVAGLVLYAMSVEEVEGVADITAWLKELATPKKISGNLRGAPNLIANNGNWIQ; via the exons atGGTGAATCTCAAAAACATCGCTCTTGCAGTAAGCATCCTTCTTGGATGTGGACTTGCTGTCCCTGCACCAGCTGCCCCAGCTGCCGAGGCCGGTGCTATCATCCCAGGCAGCTACATCATAACCTTGAAACCCGAGGTTAATGCTGCCATGGCCAAGACCCATTTAAAATGGGTCAAAGACGTTCACAAGAGAAGTCTCACCAAGCGCGAGGCTGAAGTTGGTGTCGAAAAGACTTATGACAGCAAGTCTGGCTTTCAGGGATATGCTGGATCATTCGACACCGCTACtatcaaggagatcaagaaaaGCCCAGAT GTCCTGGCCGTTGAGCCCAACCGTGTATGGAAGCTCAATCGCATCAAGAGCAAGCGAAGCctcgagaagagagatgagatcaCCCAGAAGAAGTCCACATGGGGTCTCGGCACGATCTCTCATCGCAAGAAGGGCTACAAGGAGTATATCTACGATGACTACGCTGGCACTGACATGTATGCCTATGTCATCGACGGCGGTGTCAGAGTGACTCACAACGAGTTCGGCGGTCGTGCAAAGGCTGCCTGGACAAACTGGAAGGGCAATAATAAGGACGACGATGGCCACGGAACCCATGTTGCGGGTACTATTGCTGGTAAGACCTATGGtgttgccaagaaggccaacatTCTCGctctcaaggtcttcaacGGTGATGAGTCTGATACGTCTATTGTTCTTGACGCCTTCAATTGGGCTGTcaacgatatcatcaagaaaGATCGCACATGGAGAGCCGTTATTAACATGTCTCTCGGCGGCGAAAAGTCCACAGCTTTCAACAAAGCTGTTGACACCGCATCCAAGAAAGGCGTCGTCACAGTTGTCGCTTCCGGTAATGATGCTATAGATGCCGCCAAGGAGTCGCCCGGTTCTGCATCGACCGCAATCACTGTCGGAGCGATCGACTCCAACTGGGCTGTTGCTGATTTCTCCAACTGGGGAAAGACTGTCGACATCTTGGCCCCTGGAGTAGGCATCACTTCAGCTGGCCATAAGTCCAACACTTACACCTTCACCGAGGATGGAACTTCCATGGCTGCTCCTCATGTTGCGGGGTTGGTCTTGTATGCGATGAGCGTGGAGGAGGTCGAGGGAGTTGCTGATATCACGGCTTGGCTGAAGGAACTGGCGACTCCGAAGAAGATTTCTGGAAACCTTCGTGGAGCGCCTAATCTGATTGCAAACAATGGCAACTGGATTCAATAG
- a CDS encoding related to methyltransferase, with protein MASEPTETPGLTLPPAPTPAWEVLQNLQQGQENQDPEHDDAETDEGFDGHSDSDLDSALGSNAADSTYSLSSSIFEYRTLHGRTYHSDRGTAQYWASNDDQASQSLDLAHHFTLLLLEDKLHLAPLKPDIRRVLDIGTGTAIWAIDFADEHPHVEVVGTEISPIQPTWMPSNLQLEIEDCNDTWTFQPDSFDFVHMRFMLGSITDWTATFRESFTACAPGGWVESYEVSSTMESDDNSIPDGSAMKRWGEVFEEGGQRAGRSFAMIREDVQRKSMEEAGFVNIHVVDLKAPLGPWHTEERLKKVGQYMQAALERDYEGYLLFLACELLGWTEDQVRALCTQLRREIRSGQHHPYFRQRIVYGQKPEI; from the exons ATGGCTAGCGAACCTACAGAAACCCCTGGATTGACTCTGCCGCCCGCTCCAACGCCAGCGTGGGAGGTCTTACAGAACCTCCAGCAGGGCCAAGAG AATCAAGATCCAGagcatgatgatgccgaAACTGACGAGGGCTTTGACGGTCACAGTGATTCAGACCTGGATTCAGCCCTGGGATCCAATGCAGCTGACTCGACTTATTCTCTGAGCTCAAGTATCTTTGAGTACCGAACCTTACATGGAAGGACCTACCATTCGGATAGAGGTACAGCTCAATACTG GGCATCAAATGATGATCAGGCTAGTCAATCTTTGGACCTTGC ACATCATTTTACCCTCCTTCTGCTGGAAGATAAACTCCACCTGGCACCCCTCAAGCCAGATATCCGT AGAGTGCTTGACATTGGAACGGGAACAG CTATCTGGGCCAT TGACTTTGCCGACGAGCATCCTCATGTCGAGGTCGTGGGCACTGAGATCAGCCCTATTCAGCCAACCTGGATGCCATCGAATCTACAGCT CGAAATCGAGGACTGCAACGATACCTGGACCTTCCAACCCGACTCCTTTGACTTCGTCCATATGAGATTCATGCTGGGGAGTATCACAGATTGGACTGCCACTTTCAGAGAATCTTTCACAGCTTGCGCCCCCGGCGGGTGGGTTGAAAGCTACGAAGTATCATCCACTATGGAGAGCGACGATAATTCTATCCCAGATGGAAGCGCCATGAAACGCTGGGGTGAAGTATTCGAAGAAGGCGGCCAACGCGCAGGAAGAAGCTTTGCCATGATCCGAGAAGACGTGCAGAGGAAGTCGATGGAAGAAGCGGGATTTGTCAACATCCATGTCGTGGACCTCAAG GCACCACTTGGACCCTGGCATACCGAAGAACGGCTCAAGAAGGTTGGGCAGTATATGCAGGCAGCTCTGGAGCGAGACTATGAAGGGTATCTCTTGTTCCTGGCGTGCGAGCTTTTGGGGTGGACAGAGGATCAGGTCAGGGCTCTGTGCACCCAGCTCCGACGAGAGATCCGATCAGGTCAACATCATCCGTATTTTAGACAAAGGATTGTGTACGGTCAGAAGCCTGAAATCTGA
- a CDS encoding related to methyltransferase, which translates to MAADETTATVTGGDESTTDQPLHPVTHWEQLNEQEEADNNDADSVISNPAESTASMTSSILSYRTIQGRTFHSERGNAQYWAANDEQQNESMDIVHHFLSLLLDDRLFLSPLKDNIQSALDIGTGTGIWAIDFADQFPGAKVVGTDISPIQPAWVPPNLEFHIDDCTQPWTFAPDSIDFVHMRYLFGSIKDWSALFKEAFRACRPGGWVESHEASAMMESDDGTVTDTSAMHEWGRFFIEGGKKMGQPCTIIEDDLQQKCMREAGFEDIQIADYKIAIGGWPKDKKMREIGQYVLAALEQDFEGYVLYMASQLLGWSMQEVKVYCAQLRRELRSTANHPFFRYRAVYGRKPQAS; encoded by the exons ATGGCAGCGGACGAAACTACTGCTACGGTGACTGGGGGTGATGAATCCACGACAGATCAACCTCTGCATCCAGTCACACACTGGGAGCAATTAAATGAG CAAGAGGAGGCCGATAATAATGACGCCGACTCTGTCATCTCCAATCCCGCCGAGTCGACAGCATCAATGACTTCGAGTATCCTGTCGTATCGAACCATTCAAGGTCGAACCTTTCACTCGGAGAGAGGAAATGCTCAATACTG GGCTGCCAATGACGAACAGCAAAATGAGTCTATGGATATAGT ACATCACTTTTTGAGTCTTCTGCTTGATGACAGACTATTTTTGTCACCCTTGAAAGATAATATACAG TCAGCTCTAGATATTGGAACCGGGACAG GTATTTGGGCCAT TGACTTTGCCGATCAATTCCCAGGCGCAAAAGTCGTAGGTACTGATATCTCGCCTATTCAACCGGCATGGGTTCCGCCAAACCTCGAATT CCATATCGACGATTGTACACAGCCATGGACATTCGCGCCGGATTCCATCGACTTTGTTCACATGCGTTATCTATTTGGCAGCATCAAAGATTGGTCAGCGTTGTTCAAGGAAGCCTTCCGGGCATGTAGACCCGGCGGTTGGGTTGAAAGTCACGAGGCTTCCGCGATGATGGAGAGTGATGATGGAACAGTTACAGATACGAGCGCTATGCATGAATGGGGAAGATTCTTTATTGAGGGGGGAAAGAAAATGGGACAGCCGTGTACCATTATTGAGGATGATCTTCAACAGAAGTGTATGCGCGAGGCTGGCTTTGAGGACATTCAGATCGCCGACTACAAG ATTGCTATCGGAGGCTGGCCTAAGGATAAGAAAATGAGGGAGATTGGCCAGTATGTTCTGGCTGCTCTGGAGCAGGACTTTGAGGGGTATGTTCTATACATGGCGAGCCAACTGTTGGGGTGGTCAATGCAAGAGGTCAAGGTCTACTGTGCGCAGCTTCGGCGGGAACTTCGGTCAACCGCGAACCATCCTTTCTTTCGTTATCGCGCGGTTTATGGTCGAAAGCCACAGGCTTCTTGA
- a CDS encoding related to tol protein codes for MTSYLSLLEPSRLCAICDMALKSHILCASQPHHKSGLDLEKASDLGCYICGTIRHSNTWLRRSEECRSSSFEYVLNLHNAGSVDTLEGLIIGKAATGCCWAFQLWKDPDPTSFAISYKPCASPQDSDFIRLAKNWLDSCCETHVKCRRSSPDYRPTRLIEIIDESLVRLISPKNVFVESIDYIAFSHCWGKVEAIKLLQKNVDQFQLGISIHDMPNTYQEAIQLSLRMGFKYIWIDSLCIIQDSLLDWMQEAKDMKRVYEHAIFNLPQRVKAHGQVFQLVCDGLLQDDITYCTLRTRAWVYQEWYLSKRSLVMGSHQLWWHCREKLACEMWPIGTPQANRGRWWSQTQPLKEAAPSGDSDDMDAWSQRVLAYMRTNLTRETDRLVAFSGVVQSFGQTRQLTGGYLAGLWRCHLPAALLWKVSSSARRSATYTAASWSWASLAGKCLVSTDKDLLHEPCFVAVKQIMPLGVPGPDGFLMGGTVTLSGYLFEVVYRSVGLFLGTGDFMAPGDPTTGGELYLDERSDDDQFISHLETPDLKNFSHWLEHKAVRLAMPLKDAKGRFYFLLCLDRGDKYRFRFRGLTLYQPTDQLGSFYRIGYMNWGKLPGVVDTDELMANCAKSTVRIL; via the exons ATGACTTCTTATCTCTCCCTATTGGAGCCTTCTAGACTTTGTGCCATCTGCGACATGGCCTTGAAGAGCCACATACTATGCGCTAGTCAGCCTCACCATAAGAGTGGCCTTGACCTGGAAAAAGCTTCCGACCTCGGCTGTTACATTTGTGGCACAATCCGACACAGCAATACCTGGTTGCGAAGATCCGAAGAGTGCCGCTCAAGCTCTTTCGAGTATGTTTTGAATCTGCATAATGCAGGCTCCGTGGATACTCTAGAAGGGCTGATTATTGGGAAGGCTGCAACTGGCTGTTGCTGGGCATTTCAGCTTTGGAAAGACCCTG ATCCTACTTCTTTTGCTATTTCCTACAAGCCTTGTGCCTCGCCCCAAGATTCAGACTTCATCCGACTTGCCAAGAACTGGCTTGACTCTTGTTGCGAAACTCATGTTAAGTGCCGAAGAAGCAGCCCAGATTACAGGCCAACAAGACTAATTGAGATCATCGACGAATCACTCGTTCGTCTCATTTCTCCGAAAAATGTCTTTGTTGAGTCCATTGATTACATCGCATTCTCCCATTGTTGGGGCAAGGTTGAGGcgatcaagcttcttcaaaagAACGTTGATCAATTCCAGCTTGGCATAAGCATCCATGACATGCCCAATACCTATCAGGAAGCGATCCAGTTGTCTCTCAGAATGGGCTTCAAATACATATGGATCGACTCACTGTGTATCATTCAGGATTCATTGTTGGACTGGATGCAAGAGGCGAAGGACATGAAGCGGGTCTACGAGCATGCAATATTCAACCT GCCTCAACGTGTAAAGGCTCACGGGCAAGTCTTTCAGTTAGTGTGTGATGGCCTCTTGCAGGACGATATCACCTATTGCACTTTGCGCACCCGGGCATGGGTCTATCAAGAATGGTACCTTTCCAAGCGCTCACTTGTCATGGGCTCGCATCAGCTTTGGTGGCATTGCAGAGAAAAGCTGGCATGCGAGATGTGGCCGATAGGAACACCACAAGCCAACAGGGGAAGATGGTGGAGTCAAACTCAGCCCCTCAAGGAGGCAGCACCATCTGGAGATTCAGACGATATGGATGCTTGGAGCCAGCGTGTCTTAGCATATATGAGAACCAATCTGACGAGAGAAACTGACCGTCTGGTTGCATTCTCGGGCGTTGTTCAATCTTTCGGGCAGACACGCCAGCTGACTGGAGGCTATCTTGCTGGCCTCTGGCGATGTCATCTACCAGCAGCACTCTTGTGGAAGGTCAGCTCATCAGCACGGAGATCAGCGACCTATACGGCAGCGTCTTGGAGCTGGGCGTCTCTTGCTGGAAAGTGTCTGGTCAGTACAGACAAGGACTTGCTTCATGAACCTTGCTTTGTAGCTGTGAAGCAGATAATGCCTCTTGGTGTGCCAGGGCCAGACGGATTCCTGATGGGCGGAACAGTCACGCTCAGCGGCTATTTGTTTGAAGTTGTCTATCGATCTGTGGGGCTGTTCCTGGGCACAGGAGATTTTATGGCTCCTGGAGACCCAACGACAGGTGGTGAACTCTACCTTGACGAGAGGTCAGACGATGATCAATTCATCTCACATTTAGAAACACCAGATCTCAAAAATTTCAGTCACTGGCTGGAACATAAGGCCGTGCGACTAGCAATGCCACTCAAGGATGCAAAGGGTCGtttctattttttactttGTCTTGATAGAGGAGACAAATATCGGTTTCGCTTTCGAGGACTGACTTTGTACCAGCCTACTGATCAGTTAGGTTCTTTCTATCGTATCGGATACATGAATTGGGGGAAGCTTCCAGGAGTCGTCGATACTGATGAACTCATGGCAAATTGTGCCAAGAGCACGGTGAGGATCTTGTAA